From Hymenobacter cellulosilyticus:
AAAGCCCCACGGCGCTCATTCAACGAATTTCAATTAGATGCCGGCTCGTGGTGAGCCAATCATGGCCTTGGTTAAAAGTTTGGTCCAAAAGGTAATTGGTGGGCTGGTAGGCACCCGCTTTTTGGCAGCTATGAGTGACCAGGCCTCATTGCCTTAGCTACTTGTCGTGCGTGACCTTCGGACTGTTTAGGGGCTGGGCAAGCTGGTTGATGTTGAGTGGCTGCTCCCGGCAGGGCGTATCCACGATGATGGCTGGGCAGCGGGGTACTCTATTCCGCAATTTGTGCGAGTCAAACGCGCATTTGAATGGCTTGCTGCGTGGTGCCGCCGCTGAACTTTGTGGTACTCTTCGGCCTCGCGCCGCAGGAGTCCACACCCCCTATTATCCCCAGTCATGACCACTTCTTTGCCGCTAGAAACCACTTTTGCCCTTGGGGCGACTTACCGACCAGCCGGCTCGGCTTCGGGCGATGCGCATCACCGGTCCCGGTCTTTATGGTCCCCCACGGACCGACCGGCGATGCTCGCGCTACTAAGACGGGCCGTCGAACTCGGCGTGACCTTTATTGATACAGCCGACATGTACGGCCCCTTTGTGTCGGAAGAGTTGATTGCCGAGGCGCTGCATCCCTACCCCGCCGGGCTGGTGGTGGGCACCAAAGGCGGCGTGGTGCGCTACGGTCCCGGCCAGGAGGTGCTGCTCGATGGCACTCCCCAGCACTTGCACGAGGCCCTGGCCGGCAGCCTGCGCCGCCTGAAGCTCGAACGCCTCGACCTCTACCAGCTGCACCGCCTCGACCCGCGGGTGCCCGCCGAACGCACGTTTGCCGCCTTGGCGCAGGCCCAGCAGCAGGGCCTGGTGCGGCACCTGGGCTTATCGGAAGTGTCGGTCGAAGACATTCAACTCGCCCAGCAGCACTTTCCGGTGGCCTCCGTGCAGAACCGCTACAGCCTTTTCGACCGGGCGGCCGAGCCCGTGCTGGCGTACTGCCAAGCGCAGGGCATTGCCTTTATTCCGTGGTTCCCCATTGGTGGGGGCAGGTGCAGGAAACGGACGCCCTCCAGCAAGTCGCCGAACGGCACCAAGTTTCGGTCCGGCAAGTCGCCCTTAGTTGGTTGCTTCACCATGCCCCAACGTGTTGCCGATTCCCGGCACGACCAGCCTGACCCACCTGGCCGAAAATATGCAGGCGCTGCACCTGTCCCTTACGGCTGAGGATATGCAGGTCCTGGATGCGCGAAGCCACTAAGGAGCTTCGCGTCCAGACTGGCACCGCTAAGTCGCCGCACCGCCCGGTCACTTAGCCGGGTGCCCAGTTACCCGTGCTGTCCGCCACTACCATCTGGTAGTGGGCGGATAGCACGGGTTTCTTCGTAGTTTAGGTTTTATTAGCCCCATGAGTATTCCGCCCTTCGCTACCCTGTCCACTGTGGCCGACTTCACGCGGCACTACGGCTTTCCTGCCCCGGCCCACCCGTTGGTCGCGGTCGTGGACCTGGCCCAGCACCCACCCGCCGGGGTGGCCGCTGCTCCCGCTTGGCGCGCGCTCTACGTTATCCTGCTCAAGCGGCACTTTGACGGGCCACTTCCCTACGGGCAGCAGGAGTACGACTACCAGCCGGGCGAACTGGGCTTCTTCGCGCCCGGCCAGCCCGTGACGTTCTGCCCCAGCGCCGACCAGGCCGGCGCCGGCTGGCTGGTCGTCTTTCACCCGGATTTGCTGGGGCGCCCGTCAGCCAACTCGCCGCTGGGCCGCTATCCCTTCTTTAGCTATCGCGTGCGGCAGGCCCTGGCGCTCTCGGCCGCCGAGGAGCAACGACTACGGCATGCCGTGCAGGGGCTGCGACAGGAAAGCGCGCTGCCTGCCGATGCCTTCAGCCAGCAGCTGCTCGGCACCCAGCTCGACGTGCTGCTACAAGTAGCTAGCCGAGCCTACCACCGGCAATTTCCCACCGAACCGGTCGGCGGCCCCGACCTGCTCAGTCGCTTCGAGGCCCTGCTGGCAGCGTACCTGGACCACGCCGCCGACCAGCCCCTGCCCACCGTGCAGCACCTGGCGGAGGCCCTGCACGTGGCGCCCACCTACCTGGGCGAGGTCCTGCGCCGGCACACGGGCCAGAACGCCCAGCAGCACCTGCACGCCGCGCTGCTCGAAAAAGCCCGGCAACTGCTACTGAGCACGCCCTTGAGCGTGCGCGAGGTAGCCTTTCGCCTGGGCTTCGAAAGTCCCTCCTACCTCGGCCGCCTCTTCAAGCAGAAGACTGGCCTTACCCCTACCGAATTCAAGCAACTGGCAACTGAGGCGGCCATTCCGGTGCCAGCCTAACGCTCTCCGCCGGCTAGCAGGTAGGGGAGGGCAGCCCTAGCGGCACTCCACCTGACCGAGCGGCTGGGGCTGCGCCCGTAAGGCTGGCAGGCAGCCGGCCAGGCCGGGTCGGTGGGAAAAAGGGTACTGCGCAGGTAGGCCCAGGTCAGGTGCTGGAGGGCGGCGACGCGCGCCGGGCTTTCATCCGTGGTTTCCCGTGACTCGTACCCGGCAATGCCGCCCAGCGAGTGCTCGGCCCCGAACAACGTGAGCAAGCACTTGCCACCGGGCGGACTTAGCCGGTAGGCATCGGCCCGCCAGTCGGCCCCGCGCGGGCTCATGCTGGATACGTCGTGGTCCCCGACCACGACCAGCGTGGGGGTCGTCAGGTAGCGGAAGTCGGGCTGCAGAAAGGGGTGATTGCGGGCCGCCGCCGGGCTTAAATCGGCCCCACCCCGGCCTGGCGCGGCCAGCAGGATGCCCGCCTTCACCCGGGCATCCAACAGGTTGACTTCCTGCCCGTCGGCCGGGTCGGGCAGGCGGGCGCCGAGCAGCATACCCGCCGTCTGCCCGCCGTAGGAGTGCCCGGCCACGGCCACGCGGGCGTGGTCGAGGCGGCC
This genomic window contains:
- a CDS encoding aldo/keto reductase, whose product is MLALLRRAVELGVTFIDTADMYGPFVSEELIAEALHPYPAGLVVGTKGGVVRYGPGQEVLLDGTPQHLHEALAGSLRRLKLERLDLYQLHRLDPRVPAERTFAALAQAQQQGLVRHLGLSEVSVEDIQLAQQHFPVASVQNRYSLFDRAAEPVLAYCQAQGIAFIPWFPIGGGRCRKRTPSSKSPNGTKFRSGKSPLVGCFTMPQRVADSRHDQPDPPGRKYAGAAPVPYG
- a CDS encoding helix-turn-helix transcriptional regulator, which codes for MSIPPFATLSTVADFTRHYGFPAPAHPLVAVVDLAQHPPAGVAAAPAWRALYVILLKRHFDGPLPYGQQEYDYQPGELGFFAPGQPVTFCPSADQAGAGWLVVFHPDLLGRPSANSPLGRYPFFSYRVRQALALSAAEEQRLRHAVQGLRQESALPADAFSQQLLGTQLDVLLQVASRAYHRQFPTEPVGGPDLLSRFEALLAAYLDHAADQPLPTVQHLAEALHVAPTYLGEVLRRHTGQNAQQHLHAALLEKARQLLLSTPLSVREVAFRLGFESPSYLGRLFKQKTGLTPTEFKQLATEAAIPVPA